From one Paractinoplanes brasiliensis genomic stretch:
- a CDS encoding MmcQ/YjbR family DNA-binding protein codes for MADADDVRRLALALPGTVEIDSEGFDFRVGNKGFVWSYPQREPGKPRTIRTDVAVLFVGDEAEKQALVLGEPDLFFTVPSYDGLPLVMCRLPKVTVARLEELITDAWDMRRPPE; via the coding sequence GTGGCCGACGCCGACGACGTACGCCGATTGGCCCTCGCTCTGCCCGGCACGGTCGAGATCGACAGCGAGGGCTTCGACTTCCGGGTCGGCAACAAGGGCTTCGTCTGGTCGTATCCGCAGCGTGAGCCGGGTAAACCCAGGACGATCCGAACCGACGTGGCGGTACTCTTCGTCGGTGACGAGGCCGAGAAACAGGCCCTCGTCCTGGGCGAACCCGACTTGTTCTTCACCGTCCCGTCCTACGACGGGCTACCGCTGGTGATGTGCCGGCTCCCCAAAGTGACCGTGGCGCGTCTGGAGGAACTGATCACAGACGCCTGGGACATGCGACGCCCGCCCGAATAG
- a CDS encoding alpha/beta fold hydrolase has product MNKTRSAGVSGRSRGRRFATALTAATLAVAGAAACSDAAHEEDRPAPAERAKAAAIEWGPCPETAKGVARDPKLTCSTVKVPLNYDKPDGTSIEVAISRLAAADTGRRHGVLLLNPGGPALSGIDMPGMMAPALPKSVLDGYDLIGFDPRGVAHSTPQSCGLEVAGVPGLFPYPAANGTIDANVQLARTEAQKCAATAGDNLRYFTTANTARDLDRIREALGEEKISYWGQSYGTYLGAVYSSLYPEHTDRMILEGNIDSTKVWSGEVEGWGKSMAERFPDAAAVAAAKNDTLGLGRTVDEVTRTYLALADRLDRKPAPVPGTQQFMNGAILRTTTYALLLDNKNLPILAQVWKAVANLADGQLTAADGEVLKQVFAETPPTPGVPADNQATMFLALVCGDAKWSNDVAGYATRSAAHRKAWPLTAGMPANIWPCAFWKAPIEKPVTVTDKGPGEILILQNRRDHATSWDSGQGLRKVLGDRAAFVGVDNGGHYVYKQGSACADQATVDFLNTGRLPDEDVFCADVKQG; this is encoded by the coding sequence ATGAACAAGACACGTAGTGCCGGGGTATCCGGCCGGTCACGGGGCCGCCGGTTCGCCACGGCCCTGACGGCCGCGACACTGGCTGTGGCCGGCGCGGCCGCCTGCAGCGACGCCGCGCACGAAGAAGACCGCCCCGCGCCCGCGGAGCGGGCCAAGGCCGCCGCGATCGAGTGGGGACCCTGCCCGGAGACGGCGAAAGGAGTGGCCCGGGATCCCAAGCTGACCTGTTCAACGGTCAAGGTCCCGCTGAACTACGACAAGCCGGACGGCACGTCCATCGAGGTGGCGATCTCCCGGCTGGCCGCCGCCGACACCGGGAGGCGGCACGGCGTTCTGCTGCTGAACCCGGGCGGCCCCGCCCTGTCAGGCATCGACATGCCGGGCATGATGGCACCGGCACTGCCGAAATCCGTCCTGGACGGCTACGACCTGATCGGCTTCGATCCGCGTGGGGTCGCGCACAGCACGCCGCAAAGCTGCGGCCTCGAGGTCGCCGGCGTGCCCGGGCTTTTTCCCTATCCCGCAGCGAACGGCACGATCGACGCGAACGTCCAGCTGGCCCGGACCGAAGCTCAGAAGTGCGCCGCCACGGCCGGAGACAACCTTCGGTACTTCACCACGGCCAACACCGCTCGTGACCTGGACCGCATCCGCGAGGCGCTCGGCGAGGAGAAGATCTCCTACTGGGGCCAGTCCTACGGCACCTACCTGGGCGCCGTCTACAGCTCGCTGTACCCGGAGCACACCGACCGCATGATCCTCGAAGGCAACATCGACTCCACCAAGGTCTGGTCCGGCGAGGTTGAGGGCTGGGGCAAGAGCATGGCCGAGCGGTTCCCCGACGCGGCCGCCGTCGCCGCGGCAAAGAACGACACACTCGGGCTCGGCCGCACCGTCGACGAGGTCACCCGGACCTATCTCGCGCTCGCGGATCGCCTCGACCGTAAGCCGGCGCCCGTTCCGGGCACGCAGCAATTCATGAACGGAGCGATCCTGCGCACCACCACCTACGCGCTGCTCCTCGACAACAAGAACCTGCCGATACTCGCGCAGGTCTGGAAGGCGGTCGCGAACCTTGCGGACGGTCAGCTCACCGCAGCCGACGGCGAAGTGCTCAAGCAGGTGTTCGCGGAGACGCCGCCCACTCCGGGCGTCCCCGCTGACAACCAGGCAACCATGTTCCTGGCGCTCGTCTGTGGTGACGCCAAGTGGTCAAACGACGTTGCCGGCTATGCCACCCGCAGCGCCGCCCACCGCAAGGCCTGGCCACTGACGGCGGGCATGCCGGCCAACATCTGGCCGTGCGCCTTCTGGAAAGCCCCGATCGAGAAGCCGGTCACCGTGACCGACAAGGGCCCTGGTGAGATCCTGATCCTGCAGAACCGCCGGGACCACGCCACGTCGTGGGACTCCGGACAAGGGCTGCGCAAGGTCCTCGGCGACCGTGCCGCCTTCGTCGGTGTCGACAACGGCGGGCACTACGTCTACAAGCAGGGCTCGGCCTGCGCCGACCAGGCAACTGTCGACTTCCTGAACACCGGCCGCCTGCCGGACGAGGACGTCTTCTGCGCCGACGTCAAGCAGGGCTGA
- a CDS encoding AI-2E family transporter, translating to MPASLNADKTRSALRTTAVLSAQTLVVLLLAYVLLWMMGRAWSVIWPLVIALLITTLTWPIARFLRDRLRFRPALAAGVVTVLFLVVMAGVLVVIIVPVANQSGELADGVVNGIQQVREWASGPPLNFGDDDISQTLDTVVAELQSRASSIVNYTLTGLNTVVNGVVTTVLALFLMFFFLKDGPRFLPWLSRQLPGRLAVDVPTVMHRGWDTLGAFVRSQAFVGLLDAVFIGLGLWIVGVPLVLPLAVLTFITAFIPIVGALFAGFVAVLIALVTQGWVDALIVLAIIIVVQQLEGNVFQPMVQSRGLGLHAAVVLLAVTLGGGLAGIIGALLAVPVAALVSVVYTYIREQLSDEPPPPEPEPDIPPDPAPDGEEPSMV from the coding sequence ATGCCTGCCTCTCTGAATGCGGACAAGACCAGGTCCGCGTTACGCACCACGGCCGTGCTGTCGGCGCAGACGCTGGTCGTCCTGCTCCTGGCGTACGTGCTGCTGTGGATGATGGGCCGGGCCTGGTCGGTGATCTGGCCGCTGGTCATCGCGCTGCTGATCACCACGCTGACCTGGCCGATCGCCCGATTTCTGCGCGACCGCCTGAGGTTCAGGCCCGCCCTGGCCGCCGGCGTCGTCACCGTTCTCTTCCTGGTCGTCATGGCGGGCGTCCTGGTGGTCATCATCGTGCCGGTGGCGAACCAGTCCGGCGAACTCGCCGACGGGGTGGTCAACGGCATCCAGCAGGTCCGCGAGTGGGCGTCCGGCCCGCCGCTGAACTTCGGCGACGACGACATCAGCCAGACCCTCGACACCGTCGTGGCCGAGCTGCAGAGCCGCGCCAGCAGCATCGTCAACTACACCCTGACCGGCCTCAACACGGTGGTCAACGGCGTGGTCACCACCGTGCTGGCGCTGTTCCTGATGTTCTTCTTCCTCAAGGACGGGCCGCGTTTCCTGCCGTGGCTGTCGCGTCAGCTGCCCGGCCGTCTCGCCGTCGACGTCCCGACCGTGATGCACCGCGGCTGGGACACGCTCGGCGCGTTCGTGCGGTCGCAGGCGTTCGTGGGCCTGCTCGACGCGGTCTTCATCGGCCTCGGCCTGTGGATCGTCGGCGTGCCGCTGGTGCTGCCGCTGGCCGTGCTGACGTTCATCACCGCGTTCATCCCGATCGTCGGGGCGCTGTTCGCCGGGTTCGTGGCCGTGCTGATCGCGCTGGTCACGCAGGGCTGGGTCGACGCGCTGATCGTGCTGGCCATCATCATCGTCGTGCAGCAGCTGGAGGGCAACGTCTTCCAGCCCATGGTGCAGAGCCGGGGCCTCGGCCTGCACGCCGCCGTGGTGCTGCTGGCGGTGACGCTGGGTGGTGGCCTGGCCGGCATCATCGGCGCGTTGCTGGCCGTGCCGGTGGCCGCCCTGGTGTCGGTGGTCTACACCTACATCCGCGAGCAGCTGAGCGACGAGCCGCCGCCGCCCGAGCCGGAGCCGGACATCCCGCCGGATCCCGCTCCCGACGGCGAGGAACCGTCGATGGTCTAG
- a CDS encoding family 43 glycosylhydrolase, whose translation MKTRPRFARWLAALLGAAAVLTVPAPASAATTLVYATFKGDAQADEELWLYQSTNGGTSYSVLADTNFHGPTGVLRDPSILKRNGRYYIAYTVQSWTTNSTYFNIASSTNLTTWTNIASIPSGIADTRFTWAPEFYVEGGAVHVITSVAATTCSNCFRPYVYTARNTELTSWSGPAQMWGLGTNHIDTYVVKNGNTWHAFTKDETGKYIEHWTTTAGLTAGWINRGRLWSSGYEGPSLVRLDDGSWRIYVDRYSTGGGIYTATSTDLNTWTGLTSVGCAGCRHGTAIPR comes from the coding sequence ATGAAGACTCGACCACGGTTCGCCCGCTGGCTGGCCGCCCTGCTCGGCGCGGCCGCCGTCCTCACTGTCCCCGCCCCGGCCAGCGCCGCCACCACGCTCGTCTACGCCACTTTCAAGGGCGACGCCCAGGCCGACGAGGAGTTGTGGCTCTACCAGTCCACGAACGGCGGAACGAGCTACAGCGTCCTCGCGGACACGAACTTCCACGGCCCGACCGGGGTCCTGCGCGACCCGAGCATCCTCAAGCGCAACGGGCGCTACTACATCGCGTACACGGTGCAGTCCTGGACCACCAACTCGACGTACTTCAACATCGCCAGCAGCACGAACCTGACCACCTGGACGAACATCGCCAGCATCCCGTCGGGCATCGCGGACACCCGCTTCACCTGGGCCCCCGAGTTCTATGTCGAGGGCGGCGCGGTGCACGTCATCACCAGCGTGGCCGCCACGACCTGTTCCAACTGCTTTCGCCCGTACGTCTACACGGCGCGCAACACCGAGCTGACGTCCTGGAGCGGGCCCGCGCAGATGTGGGGCCTCGGCACCAACCACATCGACACGTACGTGGTCAAGAACGGCAACACGTGGCATGCGTTCACCAAGGACGAGACCGGCAAGTACATCGAGCACTGGACCACGACGGCCGGCCTCACCGCGGGCTGGATCAACCGCGGCCGCCTCTGGTCGTCGGGCTACGAGGGCCCGTCCCTGGTCCGCCTCGACGACGGCAGCTGGCGCATCTACGTCGACCGCTACAGCACCGGCGGCGGCATCTACACGGCGACCAGCACCGACCTGAACACGTGGACCGGCCTGACCTCGGTCGGCTGCGCGGGCTGCCGGCACGGCACCGCCATCCCCCGATAG
- a CDS encoding glycoside hydrolase family 43 protein yields the protein MKRRTLLTAAGAVGVGALLRPGAAQAATYTGYAMAYFTESPTMAAAGYNLYLAVSSDGLNWTPLNQNNPVADPTQGSGGLRDPFILRKQDGTFVVIATDLNGTDWAYQSQYLHVWDSADLRSFRNYRLLKVHSLATHAWAPEAVWDPARGRYAVVYSAVVGGHNVLMVSYTSDFVTATTGQVFFDPGYDAIDGNFVTVGGVNYMYYKNNTNSTLLGARSNSFNPGSFSVHTGAIGPGRGVEAPQIVKSNTADTWHMWGDTWSPNGRFFCWQTTDVAGGSWALLNDRAYTQPLNSKHLGMTPITATEMSGLISTYGTPAWRRLKSYNFPDRYVRHANSVARIDVYPFDPYQDQLWTLTPGLADSSGVSFRSVNYPDRYLRHSNYAMVLATNDGTAAFRADATFHLTAGLADSSWTSFRSHNFPDRYLRHYGYVLRIDPITSSSPATDKQDATFRIGY from the coding sequence ATGAAGCGTCGCACCCTGCTCACCGCGGCCGGAGCCGTCGGCGTCGGAGCGCTCCTGCGTCCCGGCGCCGCCCAGGCCGCCACCTACACCGGCTACGCGATGGCCTACTTCACCGAGTCGCCCACCATGGCCGCCGCCGGTTACAACCTGTACCTCGCGGTCAGCTCGGACGGCCTCAACTGGACCCCGCTCAACCAGAACAACCCCGTCGCCGACCCCACCCAGGGCAGCGGGGGCCTGCGCGACCCGTTCATCCTGCGCAAACAGGACGGCACGTTCGTCGTGATCGCGACCGACCTGAACGGCACCGACTGGGCGTACCAGAGCCAGTACCTGCACGTCTGGGACTCGGCCGACCTGCGCTCGTTCCGCAACTACCGGCTGCTGAAGGTGCATTCGCTGGCCACCCACGCCTGGGCGCCCGAGGCGGTCTGGGACCCGGCCCGCGGCCGGTACGCCGTCGTCTACTCCGCGGTCGTCGGCGGCCACAACGTGCTGATGGTCAGCTACACCAGCGACTTCGTCACGGCCACCACCGGCCAGGTGTTCTTCGACCCCGGCTACGACGCGATCGACGGCAACTTCGTGACGGTCGGCGGGGTCAACTACATGTACTACAAGAACAACACCAACAGCACGTTGCTGGGCGCCCGTTCGAACTCGTTCAATCCCGGCAGCTTCAGCGTCCACACCGGCGCGATCGGCCCCGGCCGCGGTGTCGAGGCCCCGCAGATCGTCAAGTCGAACACCGCCGACACGTGGCACATGTGGGGCGACACGTGGAGCCCGAACGGCCGCTTCTTCTGCTGGCAAACCACCGACGTGGCCGGCGGCTCCTGGGCGTTGCTGAACGATCGTGCCTACACCCAGCCGCTCAACTCCAAGCACCTCGGCATGACCCCGATCACCGCGACCGAGATGTCGGGGCTCATTTCCACGTACGGGACCCCGGCCTGGCGCCGGCTCAAGTCGTACAACTTCCCCGACCGTTATGTCCGGCACGCCAACAGTGTCGCGCGCATCGACGTCTACCCCTTCGACCCGTACCAGGACCAGCTCTGGACCTTGACGCCCGGCCTGGCCGACTCGTCGGGCGTATCGTTCCGCTCGGTGAACTACCCCGACCGCTACCTGCGGCACTCGAACTACGCGATGGTGCTCGCCACCAACGACGGCACGGCGGCCTTCCGCGCCGACGCCACGTTCCACCTGACCGCGGGTCTCGCCGACTCCTCCTGGACGTCGTTCCGCTCTCACAACTTCCCGGACCGCTACCTCCGCCACTACGGCTACGTCCTGCGCATCGACCCGATCACGAGCAGTTCACCTGCCACCGACAAACAAGACGCCACCTTCCGGATCGGCTACTGA
- a CDS encoding DUF3311 domain-containing protein → MAHTPSVPPDWHQAHPAAEPSSSPTAGTPPTVGTPATYGNSSAAASVPVVGTAAIVTPPGAEAAEAGGAHYSPPPWTADSQAPYGQSPPWKRPEDFLTRPAPAQAQPPQWGAPPNGGATQQPGGPAQWAAAHPGRPTLPREQPPLPAWTRRPESEPPYPPEDGMAGPRPARLANVREAWIAADDTAWAGTAPAPVSPQPQNASGVAGRLAGGVAARFAEGAARLANEPGTRTGDATSAPVSIPHGSAARVARHRTGEWPTVRAKTGRLDKNRWHWLLLVPIVLPLMPVIYNRTDPALFGMPFFYWCQLGFAFLASGVIAFVHMKVR, encoded by the coding sequence ATGGCGCACACTCCGTCCGTACCCCCCGACTGGCACCAAGCACACCCGGCCGCGGAACCCTCCAGCTCGCCCACCGCCGGCACGCCGCCGACCGTCGGGACGCCGGCGACCTACGGGAACTCGTCCGCCGCCGCGTCGGTGCCCGTCGTCGGGACGGCCGCCATCGTGACGCCGCCCGGCGCCGAGGCGGCGGAGGCCGGAGGCGCGCACTACTCGCCTCCACCATGGACGGCCGATTCCCAGGCCCCGTACGGTCAGAGCCCGCCGTGGAAGCGGCCGGAGGACTTCCTGACGCGGCCGGCCCCGGCGCAAGCGCAACCTCCGCAGTGGGGCGCACCGCCGAACGGGGGTGCCACGCAGCAACCGGGCGGGCCGGCGCAGTGGGCGGCGGCACACCCCGGGCGGCCCACTTTGCCGAGGGAACAACCGCCGCTGCCGGCGTGGACCCGCAGGCCGGAGAGCGAACCGCCCTACCCGCCCGAGGACGGGATGGCGGGGCCGCGGCCGGCCCGGCTGGCCAATGTCAGGGAGGCCTGGATCGCCGCGGATGACACGGCGTGGGCGGGAACCGCGCCGGCTCCGGTGAGCCCGCAACCTCAGAACGCGAGCGGCGTGGCGGGACGGCTGGCGGGTGGGGTCGCGGCCCGGTTCGCGGAGGGGGCGGCCCGGCTGGCGAACGAGCCGGGAACCCGTACGGGGGATGCCACGTCGGCGCCGGTGAGCATTCCGCACGGCTCGGCCGCTCGGGTCGCGCGGCACCGCACCGGGGAGTGGCCGACCGTACGGGCGAAGACGGGGCGGCTGGACAAGAACCGATGGCATTGGCTTCTGCTGGTGCCGATCGTGTTGCCGCTCATGCCGGTCATCTACAACCGGACGGACCCGGCGTTGTTCGGGATGCCGTTCTTCTACTGGTGTCAGCTCGGCTTCGCGTTCCTGGCCAGCGGCGTGATCGCCTTCGTGCACATGAAGGTCAGGTGA
- a CDS encoding sodium:solute symporter family protein, whose product MGFAAAKWRRPDSIHTLEEWGLGGRAFGNWVTFFLLSGDVYTAYTFVAVPTLVYGMGAAGFFPVPFLVIVYPMLFVVLARFWSVCHVHGFVTPAEFVRARFGSRGIGTAVAVLGIVATMPYIALQLIGMEAVFEVMGLPKGWPLTLAFAVLALYTFNSGLRGPALVSIVKDALILWAVLAVLMIVAMTPGQWDTIFRIAENRYATTPRTDDGLLLPAQSQLNYVTLALGSAVALFLYPHTLTGVLASRNRSTLRRNLAVLPIYTLTLGVLMLVGFAALYSEVQPVGGNANTVVPQWFNENAPAWSAGLAFAAIGVGAMVPAAIMSIAAANLFTRDIYRVYLRPQASAREETYVSKSVSLTVKFGALLILLLLNTQFAIDLQLIGGVVIMQTLPAVALGLYTNWFHRWALGLGMGAGLVLGVFMLWQVPKLGGADGREVVREHFGGSAWPLNNLGFDTDATIYVGIVALLANLIVAAAATPVLRALDIPDGRDETREHDYVADEGDPTVRRMTEIIDGDPVPEQQPASFFTPVGPRAGAGTVEDDPSRRAYRRL is encoded by the coding sequence ATGGGCTTCGCGGCGGCGAAGTGGCGGCGGCCCGACTCGATCCACACGCTCGAGGAGTGGGGCCTGGGTGGCCGCGCGTTCGGCAACTGGGTCACGTTCTTCCTGCTCAGCGGCGACGTCTACACCGCGTACACGTTCGTTGCCGTGCCGACGCTCGTCTACGGCATGGGCGCGGCCGGATTCTTCCCGGTGCCGTTCCTGGTGATCGTCTATCCGATGCTGTTCGTTGTGCTGGCGCGCTTCTGGTCGGTCTGTCACGTGCACGGTTTCGTCACGCCGGCTGAGTTCGTCCGGGCCCGGTTCGGCTCGCGGGGCATCGGGACGGCGGTCGCCGTGCTCGGCATCGTCGCGACCATGCCGTACATCGCCCTGCAGCTGATCGGCATGGAGGCCGTCTTCGAGGTCATGGGCCTGCCCAAGGGCTGGCCGCTCACGCTCGCCTTCGCCGTGCTCGCGCTCTACACGTTCAACTCCGGGCTGCGCGGGCCGGCGCTCGTCTCCATCGTCAAGGACGCCCTGATCCTCTGGGCTGTCCTGGCCGTGCTGATGATCGTCGCGATGACGCCGGGACAGTGGGACACGATCTTCCGGATCGCCGAGAACCGGTACGCGACCACGCCCCGCACGGATGACGGTTTGTTGCTGCCCGCCCAGAGCCAGCTGAACTACGTCACGCTCGCGCTCGGCTCGGCCGTCGCGCTGTTCCTGTACCCGCACACGCTCACCGGGGTCCTCGCGTCCCGCAACCGCAGCACGTTGCGCCGCAACCTGGCCGTCCTGCCGATCTACACGCTCACCCTCGGCGTGCTGATGCTGGTCGGTTTCGCCGCGCTGTACAGCGAGGTCCAGCCGGTCGGCGGCAACGCGAACACGGTGGTGCCGCAGTGGTTCAACGAGAACGCTCCGGCCTGGAGCGCCGGCCTGGCGTTCGCGGCGATCGGGGTGGGGGCCATGGTGCCGGCCGCCATCATGTCGATCGCCGCCGCGAACCTGTTCACCCGCGACATCTACCGCGTCTATCTGCGCCCGCAGGCGTCGGCGCGCGAGGAGACGTACGTGAGCAAGTCCGTGTCCCTGACCGTCAAATTCGGCGCGCTTCTGATCCTGCTGCTGCTGAACACGCAGTTCGCGATCGACCTGCAGCTCATCGGCGGGGTCGTGATCATGCAGACGTTGCCCGCGGTCGCGCTCGGCCTCTACACGAACTGGTTCCATCGGTGGGCCCTCGGTCTCGGCATGGGCGCCGGGCTCGTGCTCGGGGTGTTCATGCTCTGGCAGGTGCCCAAGCTCGGCGGCGCTGACGGCCGTGAGGTGGTGCGCGAGCACTTCGGCGGTTCGGCCTGGCCGCTGAACAACCTCGGGTTCGACACGGACGCCACCATCTACGTCGGCATCGTCGCGCTCCTGGCCAACCTGATCGTCGCGGCGGCCGCAACACCGGTGCTGCGCGCCCTGGACATCCCGGACGGCCGGGACGAGACCCGGGAACACGACTATGTCGCGGACGAGGGCGACCCCACCGTACGGAGAATGACCGAAATCATCGACGGCGACCCCGTCCCCGAGCAGCAACCGGCGTCGTTCTTCACCCCCGTGGGCCCACGCGCCGGAGCGGGCACGGTGGAGGACGACCCGTCCCGGCGGGCGTACCGGCGCCTGTAG
- a CDS encoding glycoside hydrolase family 43 protein: MTIVETALRGISNPVLPGFHPDPSILRVGDDYYIATSTFEWYPGVRVHHSVNLVDWTPLGGALNEKRLLDLTGTGDSNGVWAPSLTYAHGQFFLLYSDVATFAGGFWDPQNFLVTGPTPTGPWSDPVVLHGRGFDASLFHDDDGTTWMLSMVADWRPGRNRFAGISIQQYDRDARELIGPEHMIFTGTSAAVTEAPNLYRKDGWYYLVTAEGGTSWAHQVTVARSSHLLGPYLADPAGPLLTSAGDPSLELQKAGHGSLVETPGGQWYLAHLVGRPYSQLGRCVLGRESAIQEVTWTPDGWPRIAGGVPATSVAAPRGVDVPVARPVSSEQVEDDDFDGAALGVNWSTLRRPATPDWVSLSERPSHLRIHGGLSPLGRHKPSLVARRVVAADCTFEATMEFEPRNYRQLAGITAYYNTRNWYYLHVTADDDGAPIIDLIACDSGQVTIVPGVRAPIPSPGPVRMRLRFEGPSLTFAYARPDGAWQQAGPVLDATTLSDEYAALTVNGEPAAWGFTGAFVGLWVQDLGREGAYADFDSASYRISS; the protein is encoded by the coding sequence ATGACGATCGTTGAGACGGCGCTCCGAGGGATCAGCAACCCCGTGCTGCCGGGGTTCCACCCCGACCCGTCGATCCTGCGGGTGGGCGACGACTACTACATCGCCACGTCCACGTTCGAGTGGTATCCGGGCGTACGGGTGCATCACTCGGTCAATCTGGTCGACTGGACGCCGCTCGGGGGCGCGCTGAACGAGAAGCGCCTGCTCGACCTGACCGGCACGGGCGACTCGAACGGCGTGTGGGCGCCCAGCCTGACGTACGCGCACGGGCAGTTCTTCCTGCTCTACTCCGACGTCGCCACGTTCGCGGGCGGGTTCTGGGATCCGCAGAACTTCCTGGTGACCGGCCCGACGCCGACCGGCCCGTGGTCCGACCCGGTGGTGCTGCACGGCCGGGGCTTCGACGCGTCGCTGTTCCACGACGACGACGGCACCACCTGGATGCTGTCGATGGTGGCCGACTGGCGCCCCGGCCGGAACCGCTTCGCCGGCATCTCGATCCAGCAGTACGACCGTGACGCCCGCGAGCTCATCGGCCCGGAGCACATGATCTTCACCGGCACGTCGGCCGCGGTGACCGAGGCGCCCAACCTGTACCGCAAGGACGGCTGGTATTACCTGGTCACCGCCGAGGGCGGGACGAGCTGGGCGCATCAGGTGACGGTGGCGCGGTCGAGCCACCTGCTGGGCCCTTACCTGGCCGATCCGGCCGGCCCGCTGCTCACCTCGGCCGGCGATCCGTCGCTCGAGTTGCAGAAGGCCGGGCACGGCAGCCTGGTCGAGACCCCAGGCGGGCAGTGGTATCTCGCGCACCTCGTCGGCCGTCCGTATTCGCAGCTGGGCCGTTGTGTGCTGGGCCGCGAGTCGGCGATCCAGGAGGTGACGTGGACGCCGGACGGGTGGCCGCGCATCGCCGGCGGGGTGCCCGCCACCTCGGTGGCCGCGCCGCGCGGGGTCGACGTCCCGGTGGCCCGGCCGGTCTCCTCCGAGCAGGTGGAGGACGACGACTTCGACGGCGCCGCGCTGGGCGTCAACTGGTCGACGCTGCGCCGGCCGGCCACGCCAGACTGGGTGTCGCTGTCCGAGCGGCCGTCACACCTGCGCATCCACGGCGGCTTGTCGCCGCTGGGCCGCCACAAACCGAGCCTGGTCGCGCGGCGGGTGGTGGCCGCGGACTGCACGTTCGAGGCGACCATGGAGTTCGAGCCGCGCAACTATCGGCAACTCGCCGGTATCACCGCGTACTACAACACCCGCAACTGGTACTACCTGCACGTCACCGCCGACGACGACGGTGCGCCGATCATCGACCTGATCGCCTGCGACAGCGGTCAGGTGACGATCGTGCCCGGGGTGCGCGCCCCGATCCCCTCCCCAGGCCCGGTCCGAATGCGGTTGCGCTTCGAGGGCCCGTCGTTGACCTTCGCGTACGCCCGGCCCGACGGCGCCTGGCAGCAGGCCGGCCCGGTGCTCGACGCGACCACGCTCTCCGACGAGTACGCCGCCCTGACGGTGAACGGCGAGCCCGCCGCCTGGGGTTTCACCGGCGCGTTCGTGGGCCTGTGGGTGCAGGACCTGGGCCGTGAGGGTGCGTACGCCGACTTCGACAGCGCCTCCTACCGCATCTCGTCATAG
- a CDS encoding acyl-CoA thioesterase: MTTAVHNHGAVVAQAVHFDDLDPMGVLHNSRYAVLVERAIIVWWAERGVSFTDGRPTTPDAFNVVREYQITFHRPIRGTGDVEVRFWLNHMGTTSADYAFQVTSADGETLYAEGRRVNVRLDPATMRPVPWTDHGRTIATTLLHP; the protein is encoded by the coding sequence ATGACCACCGCTGTCCACAACCACGGCGCCGTTGTTGCGCAGGCTGTGCATTTCGACGACCTCGACCCGATGGGCGTTCTCCACAACTCGCGTTACGCCGTGCTCGTGGAAAGGGCGATCATCGTCTGGTGGGCCGAGCGCGGCGTCTCGTTCACCGACGGCCGCCCGACGACGCCCGACGCGTTCAACGTCGTCCGGGAATACCAGATCACGTTCCACCGTCCGATCCGCGGCACCGGTGACGTCGAGGTCCGCTTCTGGCTCAACCACATGGGCACCACCAGCGCCGATTACGCCTTCCAGGTGACCTCGGCCGACGGCGAGACCCTGTACGCCGAGGGCCGCCGCGTCAACGTCCGCCTCGACCCGGCCACCATGCGCCCGGTCCCCTGGACCGACCACGGCCGCACCATCGCCACGACCCTGCTTCACCCCTGA
- a CDS encoding TetR/AcrR family transcriptional regulator translates to MFTNGRSFCRVYGMAPDGRLMRGERTRVAVLDRALWLTTAAGLDGLSLSQIADALGVSKSGLFAHWRSKEALQLAVIEHARAQWTDQVIRPALKEPRGVRRLWGVHNRRLDFYEAEILPGRCFFANAHFEFNARPGPVHDRLAAELREWMRFLTSLAADGVALGELREGTDPGDLAYEVESLGVCAVMQVPVLGADTTFRHARRALLDHLRGVVTDPTILPELT, encoded by the coding sequence ATGTTTACGAACGGTCGGTCGTTTTGTAGGGTCTACGGCATGGCACCGGACGGTAGGTTGATGCGGGGCGAGCGAACACGCGTCGCCGTGCTGGATCGGGCTTTGTGGTTGACGACGGCGGCCGGGCTGGACGGGCTTTCGCTCAGTCAGATTGCCGATGCGCTCGGCGTGAGCAAGTCGGGGCTGTTCGCGCACTGGCGGTCCAAGGAAGCGCTGCAGCTCGCCGTGATCGAGCACGCGCGCGCCCAGTGGACCGATCAGGTGATCCGGCCCGCTCTCAAGGAACCGCGAGGCGTGCGCCGGCTGTGGGGCGTCCACAACCGGCGGCTCGACTTCTACGAGGCCGAGATCCTGCCCGGCCGATGCTTCTTCGCGAACGCCCACTTCGAGTTCAACGCGCGGCCGGGGCCGGTGCACGACCGGCTGGCCGCCGAGCTCAGGGAGTGGATGCGGTTCCTGACGAGCCTGGCCGCCGACGGTGTAGCCCTCGGCGAGTTGCGGGAGGGAACCGATCCGGGCGATCTCGCGTACGAGGTCGAGTCCTTGGGGGTTTGCGCCGTCATGCAGGTGCCCGTACTGGGGGCCGACACCACGTTCCGCCACGCCCGCCGAGCTTTGCTCGATCATCTGCGTGGCGTAGTCACCGATCCCACGATCCTTCCGGAGCTGACATGA